One region of Amphiprion ocellaris isolate individual 3 ecotype Okinawa chromosome 9, ASM2253959v1, whole genome shotgun sequence genomic DNA includes:
- the nrsn1 gene encoding neurensin-1 encodes MTSCSEICGSDYGEHVQASGNCQQYGVRSYLHQFYEECTASIWERDEDFQIQRSPSRWSSLLWKVCLAFGTLILLAGLIVVLVGYATPTRIEAFGEDDLLFVDGHAVSFNRALDVCKLTGAVLFCVGGTSMAVGLLLSAFAKSYSKEELYLQQKFKERLADLQATVGSPIMRAPTPGEGKVPVTLSKVQNIQPVTTKSET; translated from the exons ATGACTTCATGCTCAGAGATCTGTGGGTCAGACTACGGTGAGCACGTTCAAGCCAGTGGAAACTGCCAGCAGTATGGAGTCCGCTCATATCTACATCAG TTTTATGAGGAGTGCACGGCTTCTATCTGGGAACGTGATGAAGATTTTCAGATTCAGAGATCGCCTAGCAGGTGGAGCTCTTTACTCTGGAAG GTCTGTCTCGCGTTCGGCACCCTGATCTTGCTTGCAGGCctcattgttgttttggtggGTTACGCTACTCCAACCAGGATCGAAGCATTTGGTGAAGATGATCTCCTTTTTGTTGACGG CCACGCTGTCAGTTTCAACCGAGCGTTGGACGTCTGTAAGTTGACCGGAGCTGTGCTGTTCTGTGTGGGAGGAACCTCCATGGCTGTGGGCCTCCTGCTGTCTGCCTTTGCCAAAAGCTACTCCAAAGAAGAATTGTATCTGCAGCAGAAGTTTAAGGAGAGGTTGGCAGATCTGCAGGCAACAGTTG GTTCCCCAATAATGAGAGCACCGACCCCCGGGGAGGGAAAGGTGCCCGTCACTCTCTCCAAAGTGCAGAACATCCAGCCAGTGACCACAAAGTCAGAGACCTGA